A genomic region of Trifolium pratense cultivar HEN17-A07 linkage group LG3, ARS_RC_1.1, whole genome shotgun sequence contains the following coding sequences:
- the LOC123913827 gene encoding linoleate 13S-lipoxygenase 3-1, chloroplastic-like isoform X1, producing MAGTKIVTAMNCMPQNKVHGFQGRTPLSLSHSIKKQKLVYYWSMNGKSKTKFRVMNQKGKQIAPQVETEENITSTKFMALVSVRNSSNNNKAFLNNFLSIFMPQNNTKGCVVLQLVSTKLDPRSMEPKLSHETVLEFSKLEHKGSTSSIYRVEFIVDSDFGVPGAVTAVNNYDNEFFLETINIKEKGNICFSCESWIQPNKLDPHKRIFFINKVYLPCETPNGLKEFRGRELKQMRGGDDGSEKGQLRPWNRIYDYDVYNDLGDPDKGNDYARPTLGGQHNPHPTRCRTGRPPTKSDAKAESRPSESELIYVPRDEEYEDIKQQYINQGKLKAVLRNIVPGLRYKIMGSEVISNIDRFIQEPTEHSVPKSLLNLGVAMGQFFKFDPPKLFSSGKSHFLSDDEFGRQVLAGLNPLSIARLKVFPPVSKLDPSIYGSVESALKEEHIIDHIEGMSIQQALEENKLFVLDYHDVYLPFLDRINALEERKAYATTTIFFLTKMGTLKPIAIQLALPTGDPNTACKQVLNPSVDKTSKWLWQFAKAHVCANDGGVHTLVHHWLRIHACIEPLIIAAHRQLSVMHPVFKLLHPHMRYTLKTNATAREVLINAEGSIEKNYTPGRYSMQITCAAYKDWWRFDMEGLPPDLIRRGLAVPDATQPHGIRLLIEDYPYAADGLLIWSSIEKLVRTYVNHYYKDLNAISSDYELQSWYKEFINMGHPDHKNASWWPQLHNPEDLISLLTTIIWIVSAQHAVLNFSQYPYAGYVPIRPQLMRKLIPNEEDSDYADFVKDPERYFLSSLPSLFQATKFMAVINIGSAHSPDEEYIGDRNDKSSWLGEPEIIDALIQFSTDMKNIEKEIKRRNADPKLRNRCGHGVSSYELLIPSSGSGATGRGVPNSATV from the exons ATGGCTGGGACGAAAATTGTCACGGCCATGAATTGCATGCCACAAAACAAAGTTCATGGGTTTCAAGGACGCACACCTCTTAGTCTAAGCCATTCCATTAAGAAGCAAAAATTGGTGTATTATTGGAGTATGAATGGTAAGAGTAAGACCAAATTCAGAGTAATGAATCAGAAGGGGAAACAAATAGCACCACAAGTGGAAACTGAGGAGAACATTACTAGCACCAAGTTTATGGCGCTGGTTTCCGTGAgaaatagtagtaataataataaggcatttctgaATAATTTCCTAAGTATTTTCATGCCTCAAAACAATACCAAAGGTTGTGTTGTTCTGCAGTTAGTAAGCACAAAACTTGATCCTA GGAGTATGGAGCCAAAGTTGAGCCATGAAACAGTGTTGGAGTTTTCCAAATTAGAACATAAAGGAAGCACAAGCAGCATCTACAGAGTGGAATTCATAGTTGACTCAGATTTTGGTGTCCCTGGAGCTGTCACTGCAGTTAACAACTATGACAATGAGTTTTTCTTGGAAACTATAAACATTAAAGAAAAGGGAAATATTTGTTTCTCTTGCGAGTCTTGGATTCAACCAAATAAGCTTGATCCACACAAGAGAATTTTCTTCATCAACAAAGTGTATCTACCTTGTGAAACACCAAATGGGCTGAAAGAATTCAGAGGAAGGGAGCTAAAGCAAATGAGAGGTGGTGATGATGGTAGTGAGAAAGGACAACTGAGACCTTGGAACAGGATTTATGACTATGATGTTTACAATGATTTGGGAGATCCAGACAAAGGAAATGATTATGCAAGGCCAACTCTTGGTGGCCAACACAACCCTCATCCCACACGTTGTCGTACCGGTCGTCCTCCTACCAAGTCTG ATGCGAAGGCAGAATCGCGACCAAGTGAATCAGAGTTAATATATGTGCCTAGAGATGAAGAATATGAGGACATTAAGCAACAATATATTAATCAAGGAAAATTGAAGGCAGTGCTTCGTAATATTGTGCCTGGTTTAAGGTATAAAATCATGGGCAGTGAAGTAATTTCAAACATTGATCGCTTCATTCAAGAGCCTACAGAGCACTCTGTACCCAAGTCTCTGCTCAATTTAGGAGTGGCCATgggacaattttttaaatttgaccCTCCAAAGCTATTTTCAA GTGGAAAATCACATTTCTTAAGTGATGATGAATTTGGACGTCAAGTGCTCGCTGGGTTAAACCCTTTAAGTATTGCAAGGCTAAAG GTTTTCCCACCAGTAAGTAAGCTGGATCCCTCTATATATGGTTCAGTAGAGTCGGCATTGAAAGAAGAACACATTATAGACCACATTGAAGGGATGTCTATCCAACAG GCATTGGAAGAGAATAAGTTATTCGTGCTGGACTATCATGATGTTTACTTGCCATTCCTTGATCGGATTAATGCTCTTGAAGAGCGCAAAGCTTATGCGACAACCACAATTTTCTTCCTCACCAAAATGGGAACTTTAAAACCCATTGCTATTCAGCTTGCTCTGCCAACAGGGGATCCAAATACTGCATGCAAGCAGGTTCTTAACCCTTCGGTAGATAAAACCTCCAAATGGCTCTGGCAATTCGCCAAAGCCCATGTTTGTGCTAATGATGGTGGTGTTCATACACTAGTGCACCACtg GTTAAGAATACATGCATGCATAGAACCATTAATAATTGCAGCTCATCGGCAATTAAGTGTGATGCATCCTGTATTCAAGCTTCTGCATCCCCATATGCGCTATACACTCAAGACAAATGCAACAGCCCGTGAGGTACTCATCAACGCTGAAGGTTCCATAGAGAAAAACTACACTCCCGGGAGATACAGTATGCAAATTACCTGTGCTGCCTATAAAGATTGGTGGCGGTTCGACATGGAAGGCCTTCCTCCCGATCTTATAAGAAG AGGTTTGGCAGTTCCAGATGCAACCCAGCCACATGGTATTAGACTACTTATTGAAGATTATCCTTATGCAGCTGATGGACTCCTCATATGGTCCAGTATAGAGAAGTTGGTCAGGACCTATGTGAACCATTACTACAAAGATTTGAATGCCATTTCTTCTGACTATGAACTCCAATCCTGGTACAAAGAATTCATCAACATGGGACACCCTGATCATAAAAACGCTTCCTGGTGGCCACAACTTCACAACCCTGAGGATCTCATATCCTTGCTTACCACCATAATCTGGATTGTATCAGCGCAGCATGCTGTCTTGAACTTTAGTCAATACCCCTATGCTGGGTATGTCCCAATCCGGCCACAATTAATGAGAAAACTAATTCCAAATGAGGAGGATTCTGACTACGCAGATTTCGTCAAGGATCCAGAGAGATACTTTCTATCATCACTGCCAAGTTTATTTCAGGCAACAAAGTTCATGGCTGTGATCAACATAGGTTCGGCACACTCACCGGATGAGGAGTATATAGGAGATAGAAATGACAAGTCTTCTTGGTTGGGAGAACCTGAGATCATTGATGCACTCATCCAATTTTCAACGGACATGAAAAATATTGAGAAGGAGATTAAAAGAAGAAATGCTGATCCAAAACTTAGGAATCGATGTGGCCATGGAGTTTCATCATATGAACTGCTTATACCAAGCTCAGGAAGTGGGGCTACCGGACGAGGGGTGCCAAATAGTGCAACAGTTTAA
- the LOC123913827 gene encoding linoleate 13S-lipoxygenase 3-1, chloroplastic-like isoform X2 encodes MLNFFGCIYVKMKGSMEPKLSHETVLEFSKLEHKGSTSSIYRVEFIVDSDFGVPGAVTAVNNYDNEFFLETINIKEKGNICFSCESWIQPNKLDPHKRIFFINKVYLPCETPNGLKEFRGRELKQMRGGDDGSEKGQLRPWNRIYDYDVYNDLGDPDKGNDYARPTLGGQHNPHPTRCRTGRPPTKSDAKAESRPSESELIYVPRDEEYEDIKQQYINQGKLKAVLRNIVPGLRYKIMGSEVISNIDRFIQEPTEHSVPKSLLNLGVAMGQFFKFDPPKLFSSGKSHFLSDDEFGRQVLAGLNPLSIARLKVFPPVSKLDPSIYGSVESALKEEHIIDHIEGMSIQQALEENKLFVLDYHDVYLPFLDRINALEERKAYATTTIFFLTKMGTLKPIAIQLALPTGDPNTACKQVLNPSVDKTSKWLWQFAKAHVCANDGGVHTLVHHWLRIHACIEPLIIAAHRQLSVMHPVFKLLHPHMRYTLKTNATAREVLINAEGSIEKNYTPGRYSMQITCAAYKDWWRFDMEGLPPDLIRRGLAVPDATQPHGIRLLIEDYPYAADGLLIWSSIEKLVRTYVNHYYKDLNAISSDYELQSWYKEFINMGHPDHKNASWWPQLHNPEDLISLLTTIIWIVSAQHAVLNFSQYPYAGYVPIRPQLMRKLIPNEEDSDYADFVKDPERYFLSSLPSLFQATKFMAVINIGSAHSPDEEYIGDRNDKSSWLGEPEIIDALIQFSTDMKNIEKEIKRRNADPKLRNRCGHGVSSYELLIPSSGSGATGRGVPNSATV; translated from the exons ATGCTAAACTTTTTTGGttgtatatatgttaaaatgaaAGGGAGTATGGAGCCAAAGTTGAGCCATGAAACAGTGTTGGAGTTTTCCAAATTAGAACATAAAGGAAGCACAAGCAGCATCTACAGAGTGGAATTCATAGTTGACTCAGATTTTGGTGTCCCTGGAGCTGTCACTGCAGTTAACAACTATGACAATGAGTTTTTCTTGGAAACTATAAACATTAAAGAAAAGGGAAATATTTGTTTCTCTTGCGAGTCTTGGATTCAACCAAATAAGCTTGATCCACACAAGAGAATTTTCTTCATCAACAAAGTGTATCTACCTTGTGAAACACCAAATGGGCTGAAAGAATTCAGAGGAAGGGAGCTAAAGCAAATGAGAGGTGGTGATGATGGTAGTGAGAAAGGACAACTGAGACCTTGGAACAGGATTTATGACTATGATGTTTACAATGATTTGGGAGATCCAGACAAAGGAAATGATTATGCAAGGCCAACTCTTGGTGGCCAACACAACCCTCATCCCACACGTTGTCGTACCGGTCGTCCTCCTACCAAGTCTG ATGCGAAGGCAGAATCGCGACCAAGTGAATCAGAGTTAATATATGTGCCTAGAGATGAAGAATATGAGGACATTAAGCAACAATATATTAATCAAGGAAAATTGAAGGCAGTGCTTCGTAATATTGTGCCTGGTTTAAGGTATAAAATCATGGGCAGTGAAGTAATTTCAAACATTGATCGCTTCATTCAAGAGCCTACAGAGCACTCTGTACCCAAGTCTCTGCTCAATTTAGGAGTGGCCATgggacaattttttaaatttgaccCTCCAAAGCTATTTTCAA GTGGAAAATCACATTTCTTAAGTGATGATGAATTTGGACGTCAAGTGCTCGCTGGGTTAAACCCTTTAAGTATTGCAAGGCTAAAG GTTTTCCCACCAGTAAGTAAGCTGGATCCCTCTATATATGGTTCAGTAGAGTCGGCATTGAAAGAAGAACACATTATAGACCACATTGAAGGGATGTCTATCCAACAG GCATTGGAAGAGAATAAGTTATTCGTGCTGGACTATCATGATGTTTACTTGCCATTCCTTGATCGGATTAATGCTCTTGAAGAGCGCAAAGCTTATGCGACAACCACAATTTTCTTCCTCACCAAAATGGGAACTTTAAAACCCATTGCTATTCAGCTTGCTCTGCCAACAGGGGATCCAAATACTGCATGCAAGCAGGTTCTTAACCCTTCGGTAGATAAAACCTCCAAATGGCTCTGGCAATTCGCCAAAGCCCATGTTTGTGCTAATGATGGTGGTGTTCATACACTAGTGCACCACtg GTTAAGAATACATGCATGCATAGAACCATTAATAATTGCAGCTCATCGGCAATTAAGTGTGATGCATCCTGTATTCAAGCTTCTGCATCCCCATATGCGCTATACACTCAAGACAAATGCAACAGCCCGTGAGGTACTCATCAACGCTGAAGGTTCCATAGAGAAAAACTACACTCCCGGGAGATACAGTATGCAAATTACCTGTGCTGCCTATAAAGATTGGTGGCGGTTCGACATGGAAGGCCTTCCTCCCGATCTTATAAGAAG AGGTTTGGCAGTTCCAGATGCAACCCAGCCACATGGTATTAGACTACTTATTGAAGATTATCCTTATGCAGCTGATGGACTCCTCATATGGTCCAGTATAGAGAAGTTGGTCAGGACCTATGTGAACCATTACTACAAAGATTTGAATGCCATTTCTTCTGACTATGAACTCCAATCCTGGTACAAAGAATTCATCAACATGGGACACCCTGATCATAAAAACGCTTCCTGGTGGCCACAACTTCACAACCCTGAGGATCTCATATCCTTGCTTACCACCATAATCTGGATTGTATCAGCGCAGCATGCTGTCTTGAACTTTAGTCAATACCCCTATGCTGGGTATGTCCCAATCCGGCCACAATTAATGAGAAAACTAATTCCAAATGAGGAGGATTCTGACTACGCAGATTTCGTCAAGGATCCAGAGAGATACTTTCTATCATCACTGCCAAGTTTATTTCAGGCAACAAAGTTCATGGCTGTGATCAACATAGGTTCGGCACACTCACCGGATGAGGAGTATATAGGAGATAGAAATGACAAGTCTTCTTGGTTGGGAGAACCTGAGATCATTGATGCACTCATCCAATTTTCAACGGACATGAAAAATATTGAGAAGGAGATTAAAAGAAGAAATGCTGATCCAAAACTTAGGAATCGATGTGGCCATGGAGTTTCATCATATGAACTGCTTATACCAAGCTCAGGAAGTGGGGCTACCGGACGAGGGGTGCCAAATAGTGCAACAGTTTAA
- the LOC123913828 gene encoding GTP-binding protein At2g22870, protein MALRRATLTLTFFFQTPPPSLYLTHTSTLSIPKPTTTTPSLISFRHYSSISASKTLTPSEKPFLFIPPGVEPTDINDSMILPFSNIVIGPYAGDSKIKDVEFIKSSPRAKDCPKDDRPEFAVLGRSNVGKSSLINSLVRKKELALTSKKPGKTQLINHFLVNKKWYLVDLPGYGFAKASEAAKTDWSSFTKGYFLNRDTLVSVLLLIDASVPPQRIDFDCANWLGRNNIPVTFVFTKCDKMKVAKGKRPDENIKEFQEIIKQNYKQHPPWIMTSSVTGLGRDDLLLHVSQLRNYWDQ, encoded by the exons ATGGCGCTAAGAAGAGCAACACTAACACTCACCTTCTTCTTCCAAACCCCTCCTCCTTCTCTCTATCTCACTCACACTTCCACTCTCTCCATTCCCAAACCAACAACAACCACCCCTTCTCTTATATCCTTCCGACACTACTCTTCAATTTCCGCTTCCAAAACCCTAACCCCTTCCGAAAAACCCTTCTTATTCATCCCTCCCGGAGTTGAACCAACTGATATCAACGACTCCATGATTCTTCCATTCTCCAACATCGTCATCGGACCCTACGCTGGAGATTCCAAAATTAAGGATGTTGAATTTATTAAGAGTAGTCCTCGTGCTAAAGATTGCCCTAAAGATGATCGACCCGAATTCGCTGTTCTCGGTCGTTCTAATGTTGGCAaatcttctcttatcaattcactTGTTCGTAAGAAAGAGCTCGCTCTCACCTCTAAGAAACCAG GGAAGACACAGCTTATTAATCACTTCTTGGTAAACAAAAAGTGGTACCTTGTTGACTTGCCTGGTTATGG CTTTGCTAAAGCATCTGAAGCTGCTAAAACCGACTGGTCCTCCTTTACGAAAGGTTACTTTTTAAATAGAGATACTCTTGTGTCTGTCTTGCTTCTCATTGATGCAAGTGTTCCACCTCAAAGGATTGACTTTGATTGTGCAAATTGGCTTGGACGCAATAAT ATACCAGTTACCTTTGTTTTCACAAAATGTGATAAAATGAAGGTGGCAAAGGGGAAGCGACCTGATGAAAACATAAAGGAGTTTCAAGAGATAATAAAACAAAACTACAAACAACATCCCCCGTGGATTATGACTAGCAGTGTTACTGGATTAGGCAGAGACGATCTTCTCTTGCATGTATCTCAGCTAAGAAACTACTGGGATCAATAG
- the LOC123916266 gene encoding probable hexosyltransferase MUCI70 isoform X2 — MSGGGGSKGLGIRSLSYGSLDYNYNNNNNNNKQLQNFVPLSPIQLSSARKGLKMIKEKEKEQLFLWIFKFAGRKKVGMLFLCLISVVVFIWVLYVGKGEDSQEANTVQSISVNESVSASDSPSEISTAKFALIPSPTSYFLGYHLPPEHPCNSFTLPPPPADKKRIGPRPCPVCYLPVEEAIARMPTLPSPSPVLQNLKYVYEENLSRGAEFGGSEFGGYPTLKQRNESFDVQESMSVYCGFVRGTKPGHNTGFDIDEDDLLEMDHCNGVVVASAVFGNFDEINEPQNISDYSRKTICFLMFVDEVTEKYLRSSGRLGVSKKIGLWRIIVARKLPYTDARRTGKIPKLLLHRMVPNARYSIWLDGKLELVVDPYQILERFLWRKNATFSISKHYRRFDVFVEAEANKAAAKYDNASIDSQIEFYKKEGLTPYTEAKLPLISDVPEGCVIVREHVPISNLFTCLWFNEVDRFTSRDQLSFSTVRDKILSRVDFHFNMFLDCERRNFVVQKYHRDLLLRRAPPATTAQTPPLSPPPPLAMLATSPENIVTPPVRRGPGRRGKDKKRHRKVVAGSTENEAG, encoded by the exons ATGTCTGGAGGTGGAGGTTCAAAGGGTCTTGGTATTCGTTCTTTAAGTTATGGCTCTTTggattataattataataataacaacaataataataaacagCTACAAAACTTTGTTCCTCTTTCTCCTATTCAATTATCATCAGCACGTAAGGGTTTAAAAATGATTaaggagaaagaaaaggaaCAGTTGTTCCTTTGGATCTTCAAGTTTGCTGGTCGCAAGAAGGTTGGGATGCTTTTCCTATGTCTCATCTCTGTTGTCGTTTTCATCTGGGTTTTGTATGTTGGAAAAG GTGAAGATTCTCAGGAAGCAAACACTGTGCAGAGTATAAGTGTTAACGAAAGCGTGTCTGCAAGTGATTCTCCGTCTGAAATATCTACGGCGAAATTTGCATTAATTCCTTCTCCAACTAGCTACTTTTTGGGCTACCATCTTCCTCCAGAGCATCCGTGTAATAGTTTCACATTACCTCCCCCACCGGCTGATAAAAAGCGTATCGGGCCACGTC CATGTCCAGTATGTTACCTTCCTGTGGAAGAAGCCATTGCACGGATGCCAACATTGCCCTCACCTTCTCCGGTTCTTCAGAATTTAAAATACGTCTATGAAGAAAATTTAAGTAGAGGTGCAGAATTTGGTGGTTCAGAGTTTGGTGGATATCCTACTTTGAAGCAGAGAAACGAGTCTTTTGATGTACAAGAGTCAATGAGCGTGTACTGTGG ATTCGTAAGAGGAACTAAACCTGGCCACAACACAGGATTTGACATCGATGAAGATGACCTTCTTGAAATGGATCACTGTAATGGCGTGGTTGTTGCATCAGCAGTATTTG GTAATTTTGACGAGATAAATGAGCCACAGAACATAAGCGATTATTCGAGGAAGACTATATGCTTCCTTATGTTTGTAGATGAAGTAACAGAAAAATATCTGAGGAGTTCTGGCAGGCTGGGAGTCAGCAAGAAGATTGGTTTGTGGAGAATTATAGTTGCTCGCAAACTTCCTTACACAGATGCAAGACGTACAGGAAAG ATTCCAAAGCTTCTGCTGCATAGAATGGTTCCAAATGCTCGCTACTCTATCTGGCTTGATGGAAAGCTTGAGCTTGTTGTTGATCCATATCAAATTCTTGAAAG GTTTCTGTGGAGGAAGAATGCAACTTTTTCAATATCAAAGCATTATAGACGCTTTGATGTATTTGTTGAGGCCGAAGCCAATAAAGCTGCTGCAAAGTATGATAATGCCTCTATTGACTCACAGATTGAGTTTTACAAGAAGGAGGGATTGACCCCATATACAGAAGCCAAGCTTCCTCTTATAAGTG ATGTTCCCGAAGGATGTGTAATAGTAAGAGAGCATGTTCCTATTAGCAATCTCTTTACATGTCTCTGGTTCAATGAAGTTGACCGATTTACTTCAAGGGACCAGCTAAGTTTTTCAACCGTCAGGGACAAAATTTTGTCACGGGTAGATTTTCATTTCAACATGTTCTTGGATTGTGAAAGGCGCAACTTTGTAGTTCAG AAATACCACAGAGATTTACTACTGCGTCGGGCTCCACCAGCAACCACTGCTCAAACTCCTCCACTATCCCCGCCACCTCCATTGGCTATGCTTGCAACGTCGCCTGAAAATATTGTAACTCCACCTGTTAGAAGAGGCCCTGGAAGGCGTGGAAAAGATAAAAAGCGCCACCGCAAAGTTGTTGCTGGAAGTACCGAGAATGAAGCAGGTTAA
- the LOC123916266 gene encoding probable hexosyltransferase MUCI70 isoform X1 encodes MSGGGGSKGLGIRSLSYGSLDYNYNNNNNNNKQLQNFVPLSPIQLSSARKGLKMIKEKEKEQLFLWIFKFAGRKKVGMLFLCLISVVVFIWVLYVGKGEDSQEANTVQSISVNESVSASDSPSEISTAKFALIPSPTSYFLGYHLPPEHPCNSFTLPPPPADKKRIGPRPCPVCYLPVEEAIARMPTLPSPSPVLQNLKYVYEENLSRGAEFGGSEFGGYPTLKQRNESFDVQESMSVYCGFVRGTKPGHNTGFDIDEDDLLEMDHCNGVVVASAVFGLYCVISAFIYLFLSQLLMINYIHHSGNFDEINEPQNISDYSRKTICFLMFVDEVTEKYLRSSGRLGVSKKIGLWRIIVARKLPYTDARRTGKIPKLLLHRMVPNARYSIWLDGKLELVVDPYQILERFLWRKNATFSISKHYRRFDVFVEAEANKAAAKYDNASIDSQIEFYKKEGLTPYTEAKLPLISDVPEGCVIVREHVPISNLFTCLWFNEVDRFTSRDQLSFSTVRDKILSRVDFHFNMFLDCERRNFVVQKYHRDLLLRRAPPATTAQTPPLSPPPPLAMLATSPENIVTPPVRRGPGRRGKDKKRHRKVVAGSTENEAG; translated from the exons ATGTCTGGAGGTGGAGGTTCAAAGGGTCTTGGTATTCGTTCTTTAAGTTATGGCTCTTTggattataattataataataacaacaataataataaacagCTACAAAACTTTGTTCCTCTTTCTCCTATTCAATTATCATCAGCACGTAAGGGTTTAAAAATGATTaaggagaaagaaaaggaaCAGTTGTTCCTTTGGATCTTCAAGTTTGCTGGTCGCAAGAAGGTTGGGATGCTTTTCCTATGTCTCATCTCTGTTGTCGTTTTCATCTGGGTTTTGTATGTTGGAAAAG GTGAAGATTCTCAGGAAGCAAACACTGTGCAGAGTATAAGTGTTAACGAAAGCGTGTCTGCAAGTGATTCTCCGTCTGAAATATCTACGGCGAAATTTGCATTAATTCCTTCTCCAACTAGCTACTTTTTGGGCTACCATCTTCCTCCAGAGCATCCGTGTAATAGTTTCACATTACCTCCCCCACCGGCTGATAAAAAGCGTATCGGGCCACGTC CATGTCCAGTATGTTACCTTCCTGTGGAAGAAGCCATTGCACGGATGCCAACATTGCCCTCACCTTCTCCGGTTCTTCAGAATTTAAAATACGTCTATGAAGAAAATTTAAGTAGAGGTGCAGAATTTGGTGGTTCAGAGTTTGGTGGATATCCTACTTTGAAGCAGAGAAACGAGTCTTTTGATGTACAAGAGTCAATGAGCGTGTACTGTGG ATTCGTAAGAGGAACTAAACCTGGCCACAACACAGGATTTGACATCGATGAAGATGACCTTCTTGAAATGGATCACTGTAATGGCGTGGTTGTTGCATCAGCAGTATTTGGTCTGTATTGTGTGATTTCAGCatttatttacttgtttttaAGCCAGTTATTGATGATCAATTATATACACCATTCAGGTAATTTTGACGAGATAAATGAGCCACAGAACATAAGCGATTATTCGAGGAAGACTATATGCTTCCTTATGTTTGTAGATGAAGTAACAGAAAAATATCTGAGGAGTTCTGGCAGGCTGGGAGTCAGCAAGAAGATTGGTTTGTGGAGAATTATAGTTGCTCGCAAACTTCCTTACACAGATGCAAGACGTACAGGAAAG ATTCCAAAGCTTCTGCTGCATAGAATGGTTCCAAATGCTCGCTACTCTATCTGGCTTGATGGAAAGCTTGAGCTTGTTGTTGATCCATATCAAATTCTTGAAAG GTTTCTGTGGAGGAAGAATGCAACTTTTTCAATATCAAAGCATTATAGACGCTTTGATGTATTTGTTGAGGCCGAAGCCAATAAAGCTGCTGCAAAGTATGATAATGCCTCTATTGACTCACAGATTGAGTTTTACAAGAAGGAGGGATTGACCCCATATACAGAAGCCAAGCTTCCTCTTATAAGTG ATGTTCCCGAAGGATGTGTAATAGTAAGAGAGCATGTTCCTATTAGCAATCTCTTTACATGTCTCTGGTTCAATGAAGTTGACCGATTTACTTCAAGGGACCAGCTAAGTTTTTCAACCGTCAGGGACAAAATTTTGTCACGGGTAGATTTTCATTTCAACATGTTCTTGGATTGTGAAAGGCGCAACTTTGTAGTTCAG AAATACCACAGAGATTTACTACTGCGTCGGGCTCCACCAGCAACCACTGCTCAAACTCCTCCACTATCCCCGCCACCTCCATTGGCTATGCTTGCAACGTCGCCTGAAAATATTGTAACTCCACCTGTTAGAAGAGGCCCTGGAAGGCGTGGAAAAGATAAAAAGCGCCACCGCAAAGTTGTTGCTGGAAGTACCGAGAATGAAGCAGGTTAA